A region from the Oceanidesulfovibrio marinus genome encodes:
- a CDS encoding ABC transporter permease, with product MKRPLLLAMLAVLFLAPLAVLAVYSLGSGWAFPDLLPRRFDLRAVRYIAGEWQSVAKHLASSTAYSLATAALTLVLTIAPAHLFARRRFPGKVLLEGILLAPALVPAMTFSMGVHYMFIRAGLNDTMLGVVLVLATFSYPYMLRALVAGYQSFGEEYALCAQNLGAGPLSRLWRVELPLLMPAIVAGGSVVFLVAFSEYFLVFLIGGGRVPSFTGYLFPFLASSDLGLASALTLVFFIAPLILFVLVELTVSRAYRRRGLY from the coding sequence ATGAAACGGCCTCTGCTGTTGGCCATGCTGGCCGTGCTCTTTCTCGCGCCGCTCGCCGTGCTCGCGGTCTACTCCCTGGGCTCGGGCTGGGCGTTTCCCGATCTTCTGCCGCGGCGGTTCGACCTGCGCGCCGTCCGGTACATCGCCGGGGAGTGGCAATCCGTGGCCAAGCACCTGGCCTCCTCGACGGCGTACTCCCTGGCCACAGCCGCGCTCACCCTGGTGCTGACCATCGCGCCGGCCCACCTCTTTGCCAGGCGGCGCTTTCCCGGCAAGGTCCTGCTGGAGGGCATCCTGCTGGCGCCGGCCCTGGTGCCGGCCATGACCTTCTCCATGGGCGTGCACTACATGTTCATCCGCGCGGGCCTGAACGACACGATGCTCGGCGTGGTGCTGGTGCTGGCCACGTTCAGCTACCCGTACATGCTGCGGGCGCTGGTAGCCGGGTACCAGTCCTTTGGCGAGGAGTACGCCCTGTGCGCGCAGAACCTGGGGGCCGGTCCATTGAGCCGGCTCTGGCGGGTGGAGCTGCCTCTGCTCATGCCGGCCATTGTTGCCGGGGGCTCCGTGGTTTTTCTGGTGGCCTTTTCCGAGTACTTCCTGGTCTTCCTCATCGGCGGCGGCCGGGTGCCTTCCTTCACGGGCTACCTCTTTCCCTTCCTGGCTTCGTCGGATCTGGGCCTGGCCTCGGCCCTCACCCTGGTCTTCTTCATCGCGCCGCTCATACTCTTCGTCCTGGTGGAGCTCACCGTCTCGCGGGCCTACCGCCGCCGCGGGCTGTACTGA
- a CDS encoding ABC transporter permease, whose product MTKDSTGRLSLGQALLRLSPLALPCVALFGGGLALAIAQSFGVALPFPYEGGAFAAYQELTRPHLAGSILLSLWVALASAGLSVICGSILAYAIWRLPNALQRWTIIYKTPLILPPIAVGFLAIIFLSRSGVLSSLAFHIGLVDTPADFPSILYGGWGGGIILAYLYKETPFVVLLSLAALRRLDPGLVQTAHMFHASRATIFRTIILPHLAPVLHTVFIILFLYSFGAFDIPYLVGESSPGMLSVEAFNLYFKRTLADRPTAMALLTLMFLFSVGFIVIYTRTASRLGQKERKL is encoded by the coding sequence ATGACCAAGGATTCCACAGGCCGGCTCTCTCTGGGCCAGGCGCTGCTGCGGCTCTCGCCGCTGGCGCTGCCGTGCGTGGCGCTGTTCGGCGGCGGGTTGGCCCTGGCTATAGCCCAATCATTCGGCGTGGCGCTGCCCTTTCCGTACGAGGGCGGCGCCTTTGCCGCCTATCAGGAGCTCACGAGGCCGCATCTGGCCGGCTCCATCCTGCTGTCCCTGTGGGTGGCCCTGGCGTCCGCGGGGTTGTCGGTGATCTGCGGTTCCATCCTGGCCTACGCCATCTGGCGGCTGCCCAACGCCTTGCAGCGCTGGACCATCATCTACAAGACGCCGCTCATCCTGCCGCCCATCGCCGTGGGCTTTCTGGCCATCATCTTTCTCAGCCGCAGTGGCGTGCTCAGCTCCCTGGCCTTCCACATCGGGCTGGTGGACACGCCGGCCGACTTCCCCTCCATCCTCTACGGCGGCTGGGGCGGCGGCATCATCCTGGCCTATCTCTACAAGGAAACGCCCTTTGTGGTGCTGCTGAGCCTGGCCGCGCTGCGCCGACTGGACCCCGGCCTAGTGCAGACGGCGCACATGTTCCACGCGAGCCGCGCGACCATCTTCCGCACCATCATCCTGCCGCATCTCGCGCCGGTGCTGCATACGGTGTTCATCATCCTCTTCCTCTACAGCTTCGGCGCGTTCGATATCCCCTACCTGGTGGGCGAGAGCTCGCCGGGCATGCTCAGCGTAGAGGCGTTCAACCTCTACTTCAAGCGGACCCTGGCGGACCGGCCCACGGCCATGGCCCTGCTCACGCTCATGTTCCTCTTCTCCGTGGGGTTCATCGTGATCTACACGCGCACGGCCTCGCGCCTGGGCCAGAAGGAGCGCAAGCTGTGA
- a CDS encoding ABC transporter substrate-binding protein, translating into MRSHRSLLLVLVLLALCLCISACSEEPASETQSNQTEATAAPQAEEPPAAKLPPAEGGTPTGEFVEAGKIPLGDDLLVTPWEEIVAAANGTTVRFYMYGGFAHTNKWVDGWVADQVKQRYGITLERVPMDASVFINKLLGEKSAGQEEGSIDLLWINGENFKNAREADLLFGPFAELCPNYVQHVDKTMAATDFGFPTDGYETPYGKAQFVFEYDTAKLTDPPSSFAELPTWVADNPGMFTYPRPPDFTGSAFIRQALYAVTGGYAQYMDGFEQELFQEKAPVLWDYLNGMEEQLWEKGDAYPKDSAILDTLFARGEVLLNMSYHPMHAQSKILDGTYPDTVRTFVMDEGSIYNLHFTAIPYNAPNKTGAVVVANFLMSLEAQLSKFDPQNWGDFPAIDLSTLSQEWRDKFAAVDVGAPTLSPEVLDKHAVPEIPAKYLEALENGWEDNVLHQ; encoded by the coding sequence ATGCGATCCCATCGTTCCCTGCTACTTGTCCTCGTCCTGCTTGCGCTGTGCCTGTGCATATCCGCTTGCTCGGAGGAGCCGGCGTCCGAGACGCAGTCCAACCAAACCGAGGCTACTGCGGCTCCGCAGGCCGAAGAGCCCCCGGCGGCCAAGCTGCCCCCAGCCGAAGGCGGCACGCCCACGGGCGAGTTTGTGGAGGCGGGCAAGATTCCCTTGGGGGACGACCTGCTGGTCACGCCGTGGGAGGAGATCGTTGCCGCGGCCAACGGCACCACCGTGCGCTTCTACATGTACGGCGGCTTTGCCCACACCAACAAGTGGGTGGACGGCTGGGTGGCCGACCAGGTGAAGCAACGCTACGGCATCACCCTGGAGCGCGTGCCCATGGACGCCAGCGTGTTCATCAACAAGCTTTTGGGCGAAAAATCCGCCGGCCAGGAAGAAGGCTCCATCGACCTCTTGTGGATCAACGGCGAGAACTTCAAGAACGCACGGGAGGCGGACCTGCTCTTCGGCCCGTTTGCCGAACTCTGCCCCAACTACGTGCAGCACGTGGACAAGACAATGGCGGCCACGGACTTCGGCTTCCCCACGGACGGCTATGAAACGCCGTATGGCAAGGCGCAGTTCGTGTTCGAGTACGACACCGCCAAGCTCACCGACCCGCCCTCCTCCTTTGCCGAGCTGCCCACGTGGGTTGCCGACAACCCCGGCATGTTCACCTACCCCCGGCCGCCGGACTTCACCGGCTCGGCCTTCATCCGCCAGGCGCTTTACGCCGTTACCGGCGGGTACGCCCAATACATGGACGGCTTCGAACAGGAGCTGTTCCAGGAAAAGGCGCCCGTCCTTTGGGACTATCTGAACGGCATGGAGGAGCAGCTTTGGGAAAAGGGCGACGCCTACCCCAAGGACAGCGCCATCCTCGATACGCTTTTTGCGCGTGGCGAGGTGCTGCTGAACATGAGCTACCACCCCATGCACGCGCAGTCCAAAATTCTGGACGGCACCTACCCGGACACGGTGCGCACCTTTGTCATGGATGAAGGCTCCATCTACAACCTGCACTTCACGGCCATTCCCTACAATGCGCCGAACAAGACCGGTGCCGTGGTGGTGGCCAACTTCCTGATGTCTCTGGAGGCCCAGCTTTCCAAGTTCGATCCGCAGAACTGGGGCGACTTCCCGGCCATCGACCTGTCCACGCTCTCCCAGGAGTGGCGGGACAAGTTCGCGGCTGTGGACGTGGGCGCGCCCACCCTGAGCCCGGAGGTTCTGGACAAGCACGCCGTGCCGGAGATTCCGGCCAAGTATTTAGAAGCGTTGGAAAACGGTTGGGAAGACAACGTCCTGCACCAGTAG
- a CDS encoding ABC transporter ATP-binding protein, translated as MYLRAERISKAYDGQAVLKDVSFEVETGEMVSIIGPSGVGKTTLLRILAGLEKADVGEIDFAVKPSRKHPVILVFQDYLLFPSLTVFENAAFGLRVRKMKRREITEAVDRVLSHFGLSDKADAYPSQLSAGQKQRVAIARAVVVNPALLLLDEPFANLDPTLKMQTAEFLRETQRAFGVTTVSVTHDLAEALAMSDRVGLMLGGELVQYAGAEEVYQRPVSLEAAEFLGPINQLDSDIAASLGVPCNGGPVMIRPESLTMIRDDGGPATVESSRFAGALTKYTVHLDGRRIEVLSSSNGFAAGDRVALRIADDNHPTSTEGAA; from the coding sequence ATGTATCTACGCGCCGAACGCATATCCAAAGCCTACGATGGTCAGGCTGTACTCAAGGACGTCTCATTCGAGGTCGAGACCGGCGAGATGGTCTCCATCATCGGCCCGTCCGGCGTGGGCAAGACCACGCTGCTGCGCATCCTGGCCGGGCTGGAAAAGGCCGACGTCGGCGAGATCGACTTTGCGGTCAAACCATCGCGCAAGCACCCGGTTATCCTGGTGTTTCAAGACTACCTGCTCTTCCCCAGCCTGACCGTGTTCGAGAACGCGGCCTTTGGCCTGCGGGTGCGGAAAATGAAGCGCCGAGAGATAACCGAGGCCGTGGACAGGGTGCTGTCCCACTTCGGCCTGTCGGACAAGGCGGACGCCTACCCGAGCCAGCTCTCGGCCGGGCAGAAGCAGCGCGTGGCCATAGCCCGCGCCGTGGTGGTGAACCCTGCCCTGCTGCTGCTCGACGAGCCCTTTGCCAACCTGGACCCCACGCTCAAGATGCAGACGGCCGAGTTTCTGCGCGAGACGCAACGCGCCTTTGGCGTGACCACGGTGAGCGTGACCCACGACCTGGCCGAGGCCCTGGCCATGTCCGACCGCGTGGGCCTGATGCTGGGCGGAGAGCTGGTGCAGTACGCCGGGGCCGAGGAGGTCTACCAGCGGCCGGTCAGCCTGGAGGCGGCCGAGTTCCTGGGGCCCATCAACCAGCTCGACTCCGACATCGCCGCCAGCCTGGGCGTTCCCTGCAACGGCGGCCCGGTCATGATCCGGCCGGAGTCCCTGACCATGATCCGCGACGATGGCGGACCCGCCACAGTGGAAAGCAGCCGCTTTGCCGGCGCGCTGACCAAGTACACGGTGCATCTCGACGGCCGCCGCATCGAGGTCCTCTCGTCCAGCAACGGCTTCGCCGCCGGGGACCGCGTGGCCCTGCGCATCGCCGACGACAATCACCCAACCAGTACCGAAGGAGCAGCATAA